Proteins encoded in a region of the Drosophila gunungcola strain Sukarami chromosome 3L unlocalized genomic scaffold, Dgunungcola_SK_2 000005F, whole genome shotgun sequence genome:
- the LOC128259275 gene encoding YTH domain-containing protein 1 — MPRAASKPTLPMREMADLDAVHLGLDENEADIAEELQDFEFNTRSEASESNAGDSSDSEPSISSVSTATSSLVGSSKRKTTKKQSKESPQPAVVAKPSSKASSKSKGKREPTPEELNGGKKKKRTGSESKKASASSESSSDKAKAKSPPSEERQPPAKKSRASKKPNSNANDSGGHKSDLSEAEDEKPALPALESDSESSDSDSGTQHKRNGGNGGGSGNGRGKPSSKSSTPEKDSVGQSHSQKGYDYMTKLNYLFRDTRFFLIKSNNSDNVQLSKSKSVWATLPQNDANLNQAFKEARNVLLIFSVNESGKFAGFARMSAPSRRDIPQVAWVLPPSISPKALGGVIELDWICRKELSFNATLHLHNTWNEGKPVKIGRDGQEIEPKIGGELCRLFPEDELIELTPILKKSKETARVMREKGIHVIYKPPRSLSSRGHGGGGGGGGGGRGGGRGASHDHLGPMRHKRSYHGPPHHRPYRHHHGMGLPPGGGFKRSGSPYRQMVSGAGGAPPGGSGDMAMPSWERYMSSAAAAEAYVADYMRNMHGQLPPLPFVPPFAQLPMPGAGGAGAAGALPPGAAAAMYEQLPPPVRYYDGPGAPPLPDYPPPQRPPPPGFDKAPSYEEFAAWKNAGLPTVPPPGFPVYGGPANGGSNGGAGGAAGSQAAAQGGSMGGGGGSAGGMGGPGGYRNRDGNNGSAGARRREYGNRSGSSRDSRPYRERGGGGGQRSYRDNRR; from the exons ATGCCAAGAGCAGCCA GTAAACCAACGCTGCCGATGCGCGAAATGGCTGACTTGGATGCAGTGCACCTGGGCCTGGACGAGAACGAAGCGGACATCGCCGAGGAGCTCCAGGACTTTGAGTTCAACACAAGGAGTGAGGCTTCCGAGTCCAATGCAGGGGATTCCTCGGACTCGGAACCGAGCATAAGTTCGGTCAGCACCGCCACTTCCTCGTTGGTGGGCAGTAGCAAGCGGAAGACGACCAAGAAGCAGTCGAAGGAGAGTCCTCAACCCGCGGTGGTGGCCAAACCGTCTTCCAAGGCGTCATCCAAAAGCAAAGGCAAGCGGGAGCCCACTCCCGAGGAGCTGAATGGCGGCAAGAAAAAGAAGCGCACTGGCAGTGAATCCAAGAAGGCTTCTGCCTCCTCAGAGTCCTCATCCGATAAGGCGAAGGCCAAATCCCCGCCATCCGAGGAACGCCAGCCGCCGGCAAAGAAGTCGCGGGCCAGCAAGAAACCCAACTCCAATGCCAACGATTCCGGCGGCCACAAGAGTGATCTTAGCGAGGCCGAGGATGAGAAACCAGCTCTTCCCGCCCTGGAGTCAGATAGCGAGTCCTCCGACTCGGACTCGGGCACACAGCATAAAAGGAACGGAGGCAATGGAGGCGGCAGTGGCAATGGTCGCGGGAAACCCAGTTCCAAGAGCTCCACGCCGGAGAAGGATTCTGTTGGTCAGTCACACTCTCAGAAGGGCTACGACTACATGACCAAGCTGAACTATCTGTTCCGCGACACGCGATTCTTTCTCATCAAGTCCAACAACAGCGACAACGTCCAGCTGTCCAAGAGCAAGAGCGTGTGGGCCACGCTGCCGCAGAACGACGCCAATCTTAACCAGGCCTTCAAGGAGGCCAGAAATGTGCTGCTTATCTTCTCGGTCAATGAGAGTG GTAAATTTGCAGGTTTTGCCCGTATGTCGGCCCCCTCCCGACGGGACATCCCCCAGGTGGCCTGGGTGCTCCCGCCGAGCATTTCGCCCAAGGCGCTGGGCGGCGTCATCGAGCTGGACTGGATCTGCCGCAAGGAGCTGTCCTTCAACGCCACCCTGCATCTGCACAACACCTGGAACGAGGGCAAGCCGGTGAAGATCGGACGCGACGGCCAGGAGATTGAGCCCAAGATCGGTGGCGAGCTGTGCCGCCTCTTTCCCGAGGATGAGCTGATCGAACTCACACCAATACTCAAGAAATCCAAGGAGACTGCCCGCGTGATGCGGGAAAAGGGCATCCATGTGATCTACAAGCCGCCGAGAAGTCTCTCCTCCAGGGGACatggcggcggaggaggaggaggaggcggcggaCGTGGTGGAGGCCGGGGCGCCAGTCACGACCACCTGGGTCCGATGCGTCACAAGCGGAGCTACCACGGACCACCGCACCATCGGCCGTATCGTCATCATCATGGCATGGGCCTTCCGCCGGGCGGTGGCTTCAAGCGCAGCGGTTCTCCCTACCGCCAGATGGTCAGTGGAGCAGGTGGAGCACCACCTGGCGGATCCGGCGATATGGCCATGCCATCGTGGGAGCGCTACATGTCGTCGGCTGCAGCCGCTGAGGCTTACGTGGCGGACTACATGCGCAACATGCACGGCCAGCTGCCACCGTTGCCCTTTGTTCCTCCTTTTGCCCAGCTGCCCATGCCGGGAGCTGGTGGCGCGGGAGCGGCTGGTGCCCTGCCACCGGGAGCAGCGGCCGCCATGTACGAGCAGCTGCCGCCACCGGTGCGGTACTACGATGGACCGGGTGCACCGCCCCTGCCGGATTATCCGCCTCCTCAGCGGCCGCCACCTCCGGGCTTCGATAAGGCGCCCAGTTACGAGGAGTTTGCCGCCTGGAAGAACGCCGGCCTGCCCACAGTGCCACCGCCGGGCTTTCCCGTCTACGGCGGCCCGGCCAATGGCGGTAGCAATGGAGGAGCAGGCGGAGCAGCTGGATCCCAGGCGGCAGCGCAAGGCGGAAGCATgggaggaggtggaggatcCGCCGGCGGCATGGGTGGACCCGGTGGCTATCGCAATCGGGACGGAAACAATGGATCCGCGGGCGCTCGTCGACGAGAGTACGGAAATCGCAGTGGATCTTCGCGGGATTCGCGACCGTATCGCGAACGTGGCGGAGGCGGTGGCCAGCGAAGCTATCGGGACAACAGGCGCTAA
- the LOC128259278 gene encoding iduronate 2-sulfatase — MATISLLIGFCKVNSFWKLKISWAQGSTKNSPASTSAVSASSSQQSRNSFAVDMTSARLLFSLLIPSILAEAVAPPRRPNVVMVIFDDLRPVMGVYGDPLASTPYLDAFARGSHVFTRTYSQQSLCAPSRNSLLTGRRPDTLHLYDFYSYWRTFTGNFTTLPQYFKEHGYYTYSCGKVFHPGLSSNNTDDFPLSWSAPAFRPRTEQFMNSPVCPDREGILRKNLICPVELQTQPYKTLPDIESVAEALRFVGSRKSNNREPFFLAMGFHKPHINFRFPRQFLSRFKLSQFFNYTEDSMKPPDMPAVAWNPYTDVRARDDFKHSNISFPYGPISRHQAAQIRQGYYASVAYVDDLFGKLMGGLDLDNTVVVVLGDHGWSLGEHAEWAKYSNFEVALRVPLIIRSPQFPLSQTKYHHGITELLDVFPTLVDLAGLPELPSCQDSQELTCGEGKSLYHQLMGLGTDDDHVALSQYPRPGMLPTKHPNSDKPKLRNIKIMGYSLRTDIYRYTMWVRFHAQNFSRDWHDVYGEELYDHRLDSGEDLNLVPLPEFDDVRQRLRRRLMDLVGS; from the exons ATGGCTACTATAAGTTTGCTTATAGGTTTTTGTAAAGTAAACTCTTTTTGGAAGCTAAAG ATTTCATGGGCACAGGGTAGCACAAAAAATTCGCCGGCATCTACATCCGCCGTGTCGGCATCTTCGAGTCAACAGTCGCGAAATTCCTTTGCCGTGGACATGACCAGTGCTCGTCTCCTGTTCTCGCTGCTGATTCCATCGATTCTGGCGGAGGCAGTTGCTCCTCCACGACGACCCAATGTGGTGATGGTGATCTTCGATGATCTGCGTCCAGTGATGGGGGTTTATGGAGATCCGCTGGCCAGCACACCGTATCTGGATGCCTTCGCCCGGGGAAGTCATGTGTTTACAAGGACTTATAGTCAG CAATCTCTGTGTGCACCCAGTCGAAATTCCCTGCTCACGGGTCGGCGTCCGGATACCCTACATCTTTACGACTTCTACAGTTACTGGCGTACTTTTACCGGAAACTTTACCACTCTGCCGCAGTACTTCAAAGAGCACGGATATTACACCTACAGCTGTGGGAAAGTATTCCATCCTGGCCTCTCATCGAACAACACGGATGACTTCCCGCTGAGTTGGTCAGCTCCGGCATTTCGTCCTCGCACGGAGCAGTTTATGAATTCCCCGGTGTGTCCCGATAGGGAGGGCATTCTCCGGAAGAATCTCATTTGCCCGGTGGAGCTGCAAACGCAGCCGTACAAGACATTGCCGGACATTGAGTCCGTGGCGGAGGCTTTGCGATTTGTGGGGTCCCGGAAGTCTAACAATCGGGAGCCCTTTTTCCTGGCCATGGGTTTCCATAAGCCACATATAAATTTTCGCTTTCCGCGGCAATTCCTCTCCAGATTTAAACTTTCccaatttttcaattacacGGAGGACAGTATGAAACCACCAGATATGCCGGCAGTGGCCTGGAATCCCTACACAGATGTTCGTGCCAGAGATGACTTCAAGCACTCGAATATATCCTTTCCCTATGGACCGATTTCCAGACATCAGGCTGCCCAAATAAGACAGGGCTATTATGCCTCGGTGGCCTATGTGGATGATCTGTTTGGCAAGCTAATGGGAGGATTGGATTTGGATAATACGGTGGTGGTTGTCCTGGGAGATCATGGTTGGTCTTTGGGCGAACATGCCGAATGGGCCAAGTACAGCAACTTCGAGGTGGCCCTCAGGGTTCCATTGATCATCAGGAGTCCGCAGTTTCCACTCTCGCAAACGAAGTACCATCATGGCATCACCGAACTTCTGGACGTCTTCCCCACTTTGGTGGATCTGGCCGGGCTGCCCGAGTTACCCAGCTGTCAGGACTCCCAGGAATTGACATGTGGCGAGGGCAAAAGTCTATACCACCAGCTAATGGGATTGGGCACAG ATGATGACCATGTGGCCCTCAGTCAGTATCCCCGCCCGGGAATGTTGCCCACAAAGCACCCGAATAGCGACAAGCCCAAGCTGCGAAATATCAAAATCATGGGATATAGCCTCAGAACTGATATTTATAGGTATACCATGTGGGTGAGATTCCATGCCCAAAACTTTAGCAGAG ACTGGCACGATGTGTATGGCGAGGAGTTGTACGACCATCGATTGGATTCTGGAGAGGATCTGAACCTGGTGCCCCTGCCCGAGTTTGATGATGTGCGCCAACGACTGCGCCGGCGTTTGATGGATCTCGTTGGCAGCTAG
- the LOC128259276 gene encoding LOW QUALITY PROTEIN: transitional endoplasmic reticulum ATPase (The sequence of the model RefSeq protein was modified relative to this genomic sequence to represent the inferred CDS: deleted 1 base in 1 codon), with translation MHQRQLDFPAFPLSLLDDSDLEPQRCYVPTGEDPPGSGWCRCNLSDGNYAVCWVTPRAGSETCCFLDGVVTSSSRFVLTNQRLVLLEPLKLVPCLERIPCVVSVTQELLQRPQVSLEDLEDDVRVFLRHLKLTKGCSVQHRRLAQLGIASVEIFDAPGVADNECFEVARDVELLLVDTRLEMPYPLVSTSKFLLHSFEQALEDLEQLLESAKSGYSLRFPTTSLVVGPVGSGKSRLLGEFVRRHSCNCFYITASQVLRSYPGETEEELRRIFQSAETFKEQLRPLLPIVILIEDLELLCPSTSSADPKNSGNSLRISAQLFKLIDALPQGIICVATSGSPDSLHEHARRRFVREISIEMPSEEQRRQLVKQLCQQHELEITEHLLDHMARNTQGYVMADLTLLLRRVQQELLTKEDSNVEQVFRQSLLRTQPSASRATDVRVSKMSAGFEVIGGMESLKRTLQVSVLAGLRQSAAFARFGLTLPKGVLLYGPPGCAKTTIAKCLAKEANMTFIATSAAEVYSPYVGCAERFISRIFDTARKNAPCLIFLDEIDSLVGRRTVSSGGGGGQVQLRILSTLLTEMDGIVGGGSQQHILVVAATNRPDMIDDALMRPGRFDKLIHVPAPDVESRLALLQLHAQRMPFNGNVDLVQIASLTERYSGADLCNLCNEAAIEAFQRDFEATEIELQDFEKVLAKQKSSLTQSQIDGYYKFAYRFL, from the exons ATGCATCAACGGCAGTTGGAT TTTCCGGCTTTTCCGCTTTCCCTGCTGGACGACAGCGATCTAGAGCCACAGAGATGCTATGTGCCAACTGGGGAGGATCCTCCAGGTTCAGGATGGTGCCGCTGCAATCTTTCCGATGGCAACTACGCAGTATGTTGGGTTACTCCGCGTGCCGGCAGTGAAACTTGTTGCTTCTTGGATGGAGTAGTCACCTCCTCGTCAAGATTTGTACTCACCAATCAGCGATTGGTGCTCCTGGAGCCACTAAAACTGGTACCCTGCCTAGAGAGGATACCGTGCGTGGTAAGTGTAACCCAGGAACTGCTCCAGCGTCCTCAGGTTTCTCTGGAGGATCTGGAGGATGATGTGAGGGTGTTTCTGCGCCACCTGAAGCTAACAAAGGGGTGCTCCGTGCAACACAGACGACTTGCCCAGTTGGGCATCGCCAGTGTGGAGATATTTGATGCTCCTGGAGTTGCGGATAATGAATGCTTCGAAGTAGCCCGAGATGTTGAACTGCTCCTTGTGGACACGCGTCTGGAAATGCCCTATCCTTTGGTTTCCACCTCTAAGTTCCTGCTACACAGCTTTGAGCAGGCCTTGGAGGATTTGGAGCAGCTGCTGGAATCTGCCAAAAGCGGTTACTCGCTAAGATTTCCCACCACATCGTTGGTTGTGGGACCTGTGGGCAGCGGAAAAAGTCGCCTCCTTGGAGAGTTCGTGCGCCGCCATAGCTGTAATTGTTTCTACATCACAGCCAGCCAGGTGCTACGCTCATACCCAGGAGAAACGGAAGAGGAACTAAGGAGGATATTTCAATCTGCAGAAACTTTCAAGGAGCAGCTGCGTCCTTTAC TGCCCATTGTGATACTCATTGAGGATCTGGAACTGCTCTGCCCATCGACAAGTTCTGCTGACCCCAAAAACTCTGGTAATTCCCTGCGCATCTCCGCTCAGCTTTTCAAACTGATAGATGCACTGCCTCAGGGCATTATTTGTGTGGCCACCTCTGGTTCCCCAGACTCCCTGCATGAACACGCGCGCAGACGTTTTGTGCGGGAGATATCCATTGAGATGCCCAGCGAGGAGCAACGCAGACAGCTCGTGAAGCAACTCTGCCAACAACATGAGCTGGAAATTACGGAGCATCTACTCGATCACATGGCCAGAAACACACAAGGCTATGTGATGGCGGATCTAACGCTCCTCCTGCGCCGCGTGCAGCAGGAACTGCTGACAAAAGAGGACTCCAATGTGGAGCAAGTCTTCCGCCAGTCGCTGCTTCGAACTCAGCCAAGTGCCTCGCGAGCCACAGATGTGCGGGTGTCCAAAATGTCGGCTGGTTTCGAGGTTATCGGAGGAATGGAATCCCTGAAACGCACCTTGCAGGTCTCCGTTTTAGCGGGCTTAAGACAGAGTGCCGCCTTCGCGCGCTTCGGACTGACTCTGCCCAAGGGAGTGCTGCTCTATGGACCTCCGGGATGTGCCAAGACCACCATTGCCAAGTGCTTGGCCAAGGAGGCTAACATGACCTTCATTGCCACCTCGGCGGCGGAAGTTTACTCGCCCTATGTGGGCTGTGCCGAAAGATTTATTTCGAGAATATTTGACACGGCGCGAAAGAATGCGCCTTGTCTTATATTTCTGGATGAGATTG ATTCCCTGGTTGGCAGAAGGACAGTTTCGAGTGGCGGAGGTGGTGGCCAAGTTCAGCTGAGGATTCTCTCCACGCTGCTCACCGAAATGGATGGCATTGTGGGTGGTGGCAGTCAGCAGCACATACTGGTGGTGGCGGCCACCAATCGTCCCGATATGATTGACGACGCCTTGATGCGACCCGGTCGCTTCGACAAGCTCATCCATGTCCCAGCCCCAGATGTGGAATCTCGTCTGGCTCTGTTGCAACTACACGCCCAGAGGATGCCCTTTAATGGGAATGTGGATCTTGTGCAAATTGCCTCCCTCACTGAACGTTATTCAGGAGCGGATCTATGTAATCTCTGCAATGAGGCTGCCATTGAGGCTTTCCAGCGCGATTTTGAGGCCACCGAAATTGAGCTGCAGGACTTTGAGAAGGTTTTGGCCAAGCAGAAATCCTCGCTCACGCAAAGTCAAATAGATGGCTACTATAAGTTTGCTTATAGGTTTTTGTAA
- the LOC128259281 gene encoding drosomycin, producing MMQIKYLFALFAVLMLVVLGSQQADADCLSGKYRGPCAVWDNETCRRVCREEGRGTGHCSPSLKCWCEGC from the coding sequence ATGATGCAGATCAAGTACTTGTTCGCCCTCTTCGCCGTCCTGATGCTGGTGGTCCTGGGATCCCAGCAAGCCGATGCCGACTGTCTGTCCGGAAAATATAGGGGTCCCTGTGCCGTCTGGGACAATGAGACCTGCCGTCGAGTGTGCAGGGAGGAAGGACGAGGCACTGGACACTGCAGCCCCAGCCTCAAGTGCTGGTGCGAAGGATGTTAA
- the LOC128259279 gene encoding brain protein I3, with protein sequence MASIPKDAQLPPSYEEVMNTTSSQDSRLIVGVHHGAPTAPPPNMHMPTYGAFETTPVSVVIQPPPVAMPTEIIVIGGCPACRIGYLEDTYSACGLVCAIFFFPLGILCCLAMKEKRCSNCGTVF encoded by the exons ATGGCAAGTATCCCCAAAGATGCACAATTGCCGCCGAGCTACGAGGAAGTAATGAATACCACCTCCTCGCAAG ATTCCCGGTTGATTGTGGGCGTACATCATGGAGCACCCACTGCTCCGCCCCCGAACATGCACATGCCCACTTATGGAGCTTTCGAGACGACGCCGGTTAGTGTGGTGATTCAGCCCCCTCCGGTGGCTATGCCCACGGAGATCATCGTGATTGGAGGATGTCCGGCCTGCCGGATTGGCTATCTGGAGGACACCTATTCCGCCTGCGGCCTGGTCTGCGCCATCTTCTTCTTCCCCCTTGGAATCCTCTGTTGCTTGGCCATGAAAGAGAAACGCTGCTCTAACTGCGGAACGGTTTTCTAG